AAGGGTTTTATGCATTCTCAGGGAGCTTTGTCCTTGAAAGCTTTTTCTCAAAATGTAGAAGGACTGATGAGCCATCTAAGCAGGTTCAAACCAGAAACATTCAATGTAGTTTTGATGCCTGACTTCTTTTTGGATCGTTTCATCTCATGGAATGGAAACGCGAGACATTTTTCAAGAAGGATATCTGAAGTTGTGAACCGTAAGGGGGGGAGTATAGATAATGTGGCGCAAATGGAGACTAGGGGCGGTAACGCTGTTAACACTGCGGAGGCGCTGGCTTCTCTAGGCATGAATGTGTTTCCCATTGTCCATACAAGTGAGCTTGGGTTTAAGCTACTCGAGCTAGGCCTTCAACAATTAGACATTGATCTATCGTACGTTAAGGTAAATGGCACCGTTTCCCTTACAACAGCCTTGGAATTCACACAAGGCAGAGAGAAGAAAAATGTAATGTTGCGTGATCTCGGATCTTTAGAAAAATTCGGTCCAAATAACCTCACAAAAGAAGACTTTTCTCTCTTAGAGAAGACTGATTATGTTTGTGTTTTCAACTGGGCTGGTACTCGAAGACACGGAACAGCACTTGCAGAGACAGTGTTTTACCATGTTAAAACTGAGGGCAGAGGTAAAACTTACTATGACACTGCCGACCCACTTCCGAATAAACCGAAAATACCTGAACTAGTCGAGAAAATTTTGCTTCGCAGCGATTTGGTAGATATCTTGAGCGTAAACGAAAATGAAGTCATTACCTTTGCTGAGTATGTAGCCCCTAAACGATTGGCCAAACTTCAAGAACAATGTAAGTCCATGTCGGCTCTTGCGAAAGAATGCGCGAAGATTCTAGCTCAAAGATTTACCAGCCGTATAGATCTCCACGCCACAACCTATTCCGCTACTTTTGCAAAAAATGAGAGCACTGTCGTTCCTGCTTTCAATGTTAAGGCTTTGCGGGCAACAGGCTCTGGTGACGCTTGGAATGCAGGCAATATATATGCAGACGCAAACGATTTTCCAGTTGACCTGAGACTTATGTTTGCAAATGCTGTTGCAGCTTATTACATTAGCGGCCCAACCGGTGAACACCCGCAGGTGTCGCAACTCTGCAATTTCCTTAAAAGAACACTTAGCCAAAGTAATCGATAGCGGTCATCTGTGCTGTGATTAACTGTGAAGCGCTACAAAGCCTTAGCCGTTAAGACACAGTACTGGAAGCCTAATGTGGACTATATTTCCAAAATGGTTGTGGATTTGAAAGGCAAGGTCCAGGATGGTGACATTGTAGTAGTTTCTGAAAAGGCTATTTCGACAGCAATTGGCAACATTGTAGATGAAAGTGTAGTGAAGCCAAGCTTGACGGCATGTTTTCTAGCTAAATATTGGATGCGATATGTTTGGGCATATGTTCTTGGGCCACTCTGCCACTTGCGAAAGAGCGCGATTCTTCACTTTAGAAACTATCCTATCCAAGAAGGTAGTGCTCATAAACAAGTAGCGTTGCAATATTGCGGCTTTTTGCAAGCGTTAATGCATAGTTCTGAAGGCGGAATTGATGGCAGCAATCTTCCGTACTCGTATGTTAGTTTGCTTCTGAATAACAGTTATCGTGTGGCAGAAAGAATTCGTTGTAGCATAGAAGCAGAGCTTAATAAAAATGTAGGTGTCATGATTGTTGATACTGATAAAACGTATTCTTGGGGAAACTTTCATTTTACTCCTAGACCTAAGCCGATTAAGGGAATACTGTCTGTAGGTGGGTTTCTTAGCTATATCGTCGCGCGGGTCTTGAACTTAAAGAGAAGATCTACTCCATTGGCTTTTGCTGGCATAAGTATGGGTATCGAAGAGGCT
This genomic window from Candidatus Bathyarchaeota archaeon contains:
- a CDS encoding coenzyme F420-0:L-glutamate ligase, coding for MKRYKALAVKTQYWKPNVDYISKMVVDLKGKVQDGDIVVVSEKAISTAIGNIVDESVVKPSLTACFLAKYWMRYVWAYVLGPLCHLRKSAILHFRNYPIQEGSAHKQVALQYCGFLQALMHSSEGGIDGSNLPYSYVSLLLNNSYRVAERIRCSIEAELNKNVGVMIVDTDKTYSWGNFHFTPRPKPIKGILSVGGFLSYIVARVLNLKRRSTPLAFAGISMGIEEALKVAELADRARGFGAGRTIWSMAETFNVSLTGVSWKMLEETEHMPIVVVRSIHFVRV